One part of the Larimichthys crocea isolate SSNF chromosome XIX, L_crocea_2.0, whole genome shotgun sequence genome encodes these proteins:
- the LOC104926406 gene encoding nucleolar and coiled-body phosphoprotein 1: MDEQENPLERDHCLSVVLPGGLEKNTTVHGSKPVMDLLVTLCASYHLNPSDYTVEVLSPNRNNIGFKPNSPIGSLEAEKIVLKPRSVEEKIRRPYMPEASVRLLINYNKSHKTVVRVNPRVPLEMLLPVVCDKCEFNSETTILLRDSHSKEPLDLTKTLNEHGLRELFAKDTAEVQDQPKTPEPAVTPTEVISPPPLQDLPKRVKKQKENTGFLSLFRRGKKKPETEVAGSLPASPGLNKQVNGQDVSTWKTPPADMPKKRRAPQPPMSVSQSVPSNLSTCHLRGTPRSAESTLRSTKRRAPPPPSANTNQEVQVDTEVKGTPASLNTVEELRESDESDSLSSSSSPHPSQPRSSSSSSRPSLAHLCEAADPYLPSFRGKDLSDARCALAKVMTSSVSKRVLVKRLRNSTTFPKFCNGSTFMSTRGSDNGVFWAEPVLTANLPTEPEWEDPVQRRGMTTFKVVPSMKENCHDPERTLGVPDQITVECEASPQAGRNQTEAKEDPRSPDRSETETPPQSPEPSSQETRTASLSTPLDLDTQDCPGSPLAEVKDSLEKEKGEPEVTSEVIPTAPSDCSDGELGSLPPPLDLDIQDCPGSPPSEVGGTIGKPKEEDEPEITSEVIPTAPSDCSDGELASLPAPLDLDYQDCPGSPPSEVEDIFEKPKEEDEPEVASKVIPAAPSDCNDGELLSDVQINSEDQSEFPQSPSRQSVSPDMDHCGSCTEEREVEEEELQEEDEDEDSFPPPPPPVFFEDIEVIEEGREVTTTEKSAAAPNALDRMMAAPSKFAQAVALAVQRSRFQRGGKVVGPQDPKGPDDALPSPPRSIYQYGA; encoded by the exons ATGGATGAGCAGGAGAATCCTTTGGAAAGAGACCACTGTCTGTCCGTGGTTCTGCCAGGGGGGCTGGAGAAGAACACCACAGTGCATGGAAG TAAACCCGTGATGGACTTACTGGTGACCCTCTGTGCAAGCTACCACCTGAATCCATCCGACTACACCGTCGAGGTTCTTTCGCCCAACAGGAACAACATTGGCTTCAAACCAAACTCTCCTATTGGCTCACTAGAAGCGGAGAAGATCGTGCTGAAGCCCAGAAGTGTGGAGGAAAAGATAAGGAGGCCGTACATGCCTGAG GCGTCTGTACGTCTGTTGATAAACTACAATAAGTCCCATAAGACCGTGGTGCGAGTGAATCCCAGAGTGCCCCTTGAGATGCTGCTGCCGGTGGTGTGTGACAAGTGTGAGTTTAACTCTGAAACAACCATCTTATTGAGAGACTCTCATTCCAAAGAGCCGCTGGACCTGACCAAGACTTTAAATGAACATGGCCTGAGGGAGCTTTTCGCCAAAGACACAGCTGAGGTTCAAGACCAACCCAAGACACCTGAACCAG CTGTCACGCCAACAGAGGTCATCTCGCCACCTCCTCTACAAg ACCTGCCAAAGAGGGTgaagaaacagaaggagaacACAGGATTCCTCAGCTTATTCAGACGAGGGAAGAAAAAACCTGAAACG GAAGTGGCAGGGAGTCTTCCGGCTTCACCTGGCCTCAACAAACAAGTGAACGGGCAGGATGTTTCCACTTGGAAAACCCCTCCAGCAGATATGCCCAAGAAGAGACGAGCCCCTCAGCCGCCCATGAGCGTGTCACAGAGCGTGCCTAGCAACCTCAGTACCTGTCATCTGAGAGGAACGCCG AGATCTGCTGAATCCACCTTAAGGAGTACCAAGCGGAGGGCCCCACCTCCTCCCAGTGCAAACACCAACCAGGAGGTGCAGGTGGACACTGAGGTTAAAG GGACTCCAGCCTCCCTGAACACTGTGGAGGAGCTGAGAGAAAGCGACGAGTCAGACTCactctcctcatcttcatcaccacaTCCATCACAGCCGCggtcatcctcatcctcctcacgTCCATCGTTGGCTCATCTCTGCGAAGCGGCTGATCCGTATCTGCCTTCGTTCCGAGGGAAAGACTTATCTGACGCCCGCTGCGCTCTTGCCAAAGTCATGACGTCCTCCGTTTCCAAACGAGTGCTGGTCAAGCGTTTGAGGAATTCCACCACCTTCCCGAAATTTTGTAATGGCTCCACCTTTATGTCCACGAGGGGTTCAGATAATGGGGTTTTCTGGGCAGAGCCAGTTCTAACAGCCAACCTTCCTACCGAGCCTGAGTGGGAGGATCCTGtacagaggagaggaatgaCCACTTTCAAAGTGGTTCCCTCAATGAAAGAAAACTGCCACGATCCAGAACGCACCCTGGGTGTTCCAGATCAGATAACAGTAGAGTGTGAAGCTTCTCCACAAGCTGGCAGAAATCAAACCGAGGCCAAGGAGGATCCACGTTCTCCGGACAGATCAGAGACTGAAACACCTCCGCAGAGTCCAGAACCCTCTTCTCAGGAGACTCGCACTGCATCTCTTTCAACTCCACTTGATTTAGACACCCAGGATTGTCCAGGCTCGCCTCTTGCTGAAGTTAAGGACAGTCTTGAAAAGGAAAAGGGTGAACCTGAAGTCACATCCGAGGTGATACCAACAGCACCGTCAGATTGCAGTGATGGAGAACTTGGGTCTCTCCCACCTCCACTTGATTTAGATATCCAGGATTGTCCAGGATCACCTCCCTCAGAGGTCGGTGGCACTATAGGAAAGCCGAAGGAAGAGGATGAACCGGAGATCACATCTGAGGTGATACCAACAGCACCATCGGACTGTAGTGATGGAGAACTTGCATCTCTACCAGCTCCACTTGATCTGGACTACCAGGATTGTCCAGGATCACCTCCCTCTGAGGTGGAGGATATATTTGAAAAAccgaaggaggaggatgaaccTGAAGTCGCATCTAAGGTGATACCAGCAGCACCGTCAGACTGCAATGATGGAGAACTTCTCAGTGATGTTCAGATCAACTCAGAGGATCAGAGTGAATTTCCCCAAAGCCCTAGTAGACAGTCTGTAAGTCCAGATATGGACCATTGTGGTTCATGCACTGAGGAGAGGGAAGTTGAGGAGGAAGAGTTgcaagaagaagatgaagacgaagacagcttccctccccctcctccacctgtcttcTTTGAAGACATAGAAGTCATTGAAGAGGGTAGAGAAGTCACTACTACTGAGAAGTCTGCCGCTGCACCAAACGCTCTGGACAGGATGATGGCAGCCCCATCCAAATTTGCACAAGCGGTAGCATTGGCCGTGCAAAGGTCTCGCTTCCAGCGTGGTGGTAAAGTTGTAGGCCCTCAGGACCCAAAGGGCCCGGAC